One Luteibacter aegosomaticola genomic window carries:
- a CDS encoding TetR/AcrR family transcriptional regulator, with translation MTPAPYASRERSTKERILGAAEALFATHGFAGASLRQVTAAARVNLAAVNYHFGSKDKLIEEVFRRRLDELNTRRLAALHRLAGKDETSLEDVLDAYIRPALDLSRTDGGGAAFVRVLARAYAEHNETLRRFLSENYGHILRQFASEFARLLPGLAKEDIYWRLDIVTGALTYAMADFGIIQRKSDVAERDHRETAAEHLIRFAAAGMRNPSVSNAPASPR, from the coding sequence ATGACCCCTGCCCCCTACGCCTCACGCGAGCGCAGTACGAAGGAACGGATCCTGGGCGCCGCCGAGGCCCTCTTCGCCACCCACGGTTTCGCCGGTGCCTCGCTCCGCCAGGTCACCGCCGCCGCGCGGGTGAACCTGGCCGCCGTGAACTACCACTTCGGCTCCAAGGACAAGCTGATCGAAGAGGTGTTCCGGCGCCGCCTGGATGAGCTGAACACCCGCCGCCTGGCCGCCCTGCACCGCCTCGCCGGCAAGGACGAGACCTCCCTTGAGGATGTCCTCGACGCCTACATCCGCCCGGCACTGGACCTGTCCCGCACCGATGGCGGTGGCGCCGCCTTCGTCCGCGTCCTGGCCCGCGCCTACGCCGAACACAATGAAACCCTGCGCCGGTTCCTGTCCGAGAACTACGGCCACATCCTGCGCCAGTTCGCCAGCGAGTTCGCCCGCCTGCTCCCCGGCCTGGCCAAGGAAGACATCTACTGGCGCCTGGACATCGTCACCGGCGCCCTGACTTACGCGATGGCCGACTTCGGCATCATCCAGCGCAAGAGCGACGTCGCCGAGCGCGACCATCGCGAAACCGCCGCCGAACACCTCATCCGCTTCGCCGCGGCCGGCATGCGCAACCCATCCGTTTCGAACGCCCCGGCCAGCCCCCGCTGA
- a CDS encoding 3-hydroxyacyl-CoA dehydrogenase/enoyl-CoA hydratase family protein: protein MTATPLRIRKAAVLGAGVMGAQIAAHLTNANVETVLFDLPAKEGPKSGIALKAIANLAKLSPAPLAEKSLGAAIIPANYEDDLGQLADVDLVIEAIAERMDWKLDLYTKIAPHVSATAVLASNTSGLSINGLAEALPEQLRHRFTGVHFFNPPRYMHLVELIPTKLTDATVLEGLEAFLTTTLGKGVVYAKDTPNFIGNRIGVFSMLSTMFHTEQFGLGFDTVDALTGPAIGRPKSATFRTADVVGLDTLAHVVKTMGDTLPDDPWHKYFQPPVWLKGLIDKGALGQKTGAGFYRKAGKDIVVLDLQKQDYRPSEGKPSDEVAAILAIKDPAEKFGKLRASSDPQAQFLWAVFRDLFHYTAFHLADIAETARDVDFAIRWGYGWKLGPFELWQAAGWQQVAGWIAEDIAAGKTMSSAPLPAWVTDGRAGVHGKAGSYSASANADKPRSTHPVYARQAFPDPILGEKFDQGTTVWENDGVRLWTQGDGIGVISFKTKMNTVNDHVLNGIQHAIGLAEQQFRGVVLWQPSEPFSAGADLKGALGLLQAGKLAEFEAMVANFQATSMAIKYSLVPVVAAVRGLALGGGCEFQMHSARTVAALESYIGLVEAGVGLLPAGGGLKELAVRAAQHNPEDPFEYLKKVFETVAMAKVSTSALEAKTLGLLRKDDIVVFNAYELLHVAKAQALAMAESGYRPPMPARAIPAAGDTSTATFKASLANLAEGYFASPHDINIASRIADTLSGGPIERGAAVDEEWLLALERKHFVELAQTEKTQARIAHTMTTGKPLRN, encoded by the coding sequence ATGACCGCAACACCGCTACGCATTCGCAAGGCCGCGGTACTCGGCGCCGGCGTCATGGGCGCGCAGATTGCCGCGCACCTGACGAACGCCAACGTGGAAACCGTCCTGTTCGACCTGCCCGCCAAGGAAGGTCCGAAGAGCGGCATCGCACTCAAGGCCATCGCCAACCTGGCCAAGCTCTCGCCGGCTCCGCTGGCCGAGAAGAGCCTGGGCGCCGCCATCATCCCCGCCAACTACGAGGATGACCTGGGCCAGCTGGCCGACGTGGACCTGGTGATCGAGGCCATCGCCGAGCGGATGGACTGGAAGCTCGACCTCTACACGAAGATCGCCCCGCACGTGTCGGCGACGGCCGTACTGGCGAGCAACACCTCGGGCCTGTCGATCAATGGCCTGGCCGAGGCACTGCCGGAACAGCTACGCCACCGCTTCACCGGCGTGCACTTCTTCAATCCGCCGCGCTACATGCACCTCGTCGAGCTGATCCCGACGAAGCTCACCGACGCCACCGTGCTCGAAGGCCTCGAAGCCTTCCTGACCACGACGCTTGGCAAGGGCGTCGTGTACGCGAAGGACACCCCGAACTTCATCGGCAACCGTATCGGCGTGTTCTCGATGCTGTCGACCATGTTCCACACCGAGCAGTTCGGCCTCGGCTTCGACACGGTCGATGCACTGACCGGCCCGGCGATCGGCCGTCCGAAGAGCGCCACCTTCCGCACGGCCGACGTGGTAGGCCTGGATACGCTTGCCCACGTGGTGAAGACCATGGGCGACACCCTGCCGGATGACCCGTGGCACAAGTACTTCCAGCCGCCGGTATGGCTCAAGGGCCTGATCGACAAGGGCGCGCTGGGCCAGAAGACCGGCGCGGGCTTCTACCGCAAGGCCGGCAAGGACATCGTGGTCCTCGACCTGCAGAAGCAGGACTACCGTCCGTCCGAAGGCAAGCCCTCCGACGAGGTCGCCGCGATCCTCGCCATCAAGGATCCGGCTGAAAAGTTCGGCAAGCTGCGTGCGTCATCGGACCCGCAGGCACAGTTCCTGTGGGCCGTGTTCCGCGATCTCTTCCATTACACCGCCTTCCACCTGGCGGATATCGCCGAGACCGCCCGCGATGTCGATTTCGCCATCCGCTGGGGTTACGGCTGGAAGCTCGGCCCGTTCGAGCTGTGGCAGGCCGCCGGCTGGCAGCAGGTCGCCGGCTGGATCGCTGAAGACATCGCCGCCGGCAAGACCATGAGCAGCGCCCCGCTGCCGGCATGGGTGACCGACGGCCGCGCCGGCGTGCACGGCAAGGCTGGCTCGTACTCGGCCAGCGCCAACGCCGACAAGCCCCGCTCCACCCACCCGGTTTACGCCCGCCAGGCCTTCCCGGATCCGATCCTGGGAGAGAAGTTCGACCAGGGCACCACGGTGTGGGAGAACGATGGCGTGCGCCTGTGGACCCAGGGCGACGGCATCGGCGTGATCTCGTTCAAGACCAAGATGAATACGGTCAACGACCACGTGCTCAATGGTATCCAGCATGCGATTGGCCTCGCGGAGCAGCAGTTCCGCGGCGTCGTGTTGTGGCAGCCGAGCGAACCGTTCTCGGCCGGCGCCGATCTCAAGGGTGCGCTCGGCCTGCTTCAGGCCGGCAAGCTGGCAGAGTTCGAGGCCATGGTCGCGAACTTCCAGGCCACCAGCATGGCGATCAAGTATTCGCTGGTCCCGGTCGTCGCTGCCGTGCGTGGCCTCGCCCTGGGCGGTGGCTGCGAATTCCAGATGCATTCGGCCCGCACCGTCGCGGCGCTGGAAAGCTACATCGGCCTCGTCGAAGCCGGCGTGGGCCTGCTCCCGGCCGGTGGCGGCCTGAAGGAACTGGCCGTGCGCGCCGCGCAGCACAACCCGGAAGATCCGTTCGAGTACCTGAAGAAGGTGTTCGAGACCGTGGCGATGGCGAAGGTTTCCACCAGCGCGCTCGAGGCCAAGACCCTCGGCCTGCTGCGCAAGGACGATATCGTCGTCTTCAACGCCTACGAACTGCTGCACGTCGCAAAGGCCCAGGCCCTGGCCATGGCTGAATCGGGTTACCGCCCGCCGATGCCGGCACGCGCCATCCCGGCGGCGGGCGATACCAGCACGGCCACCTTCAAGGCCTCGCTGGCGAACCTCGCCGAGGGTTACTTCGCCTCGCCGCACGACATCAACATCGCCAGCCGCATCGCGGACACGCTCTCGGGCGGCCCGATCGAGCGCGGCGCGGCCGTGGATGAAGAGTGGCTGCTCGCCCTCGAGCGCAAGCACTTCGTCGAGCTGGCCCAGACCGAAAAGACCCAGGCCCGCATCGCCCACACGATGACGACGGGCAAGCCGCTGCGTAACTGA
- a CDS encoding acetyl-CoA C-acyltransferase produces the protein MSKQVQDAYIVAATRTPVGKAPRGVFRNTRPDDLLAHVIRGVMEQAPGIDPALIADAIIGCAMPEAEQGMNVARIGVLLAGLPEQVPGVTINRFCSSGVQAIAMAADRIRLGEADLMLAGGTESMSMVPMMGHKVAMNPAIFENDENRAIAFGMGITAEKVAERWKVSREDQDAFALASHQKALAAIQNGEFKDEITPFQLDDRYPDLKNRTVKEDRRIISIDEGPRADTSLEVLGKLRPVFRNGQFGGSVTAGNSSQMSDGAGALLLASEKAIKDYGLTPLARFVGFSVAGVAPDIMGIGPKEAIPKALKQTGITQDQLDWIELNEAFAAQALAVIRDLGLDPSKVNPLGGAIALGHPLGATGAVRAATLIHGLRRRKQKYGMVTMCIGTGMGAAGIFEAL, from the coding sequence ATGAGCAAGCAAGTGCAAGACGCTTACATCGTCGCCGCCACCCGCACCCCGGTAGGCAAGGCGCCGCGCGGCGTGTTCCGCAACACCCGTCCCGACGACCTGCTCGCCCACGTCATCCGTGGCGTGATGGAGCAGGCACCGGGTATCGACCCGGCCCTGATCGCCGACGCGATCATCGGCTGCGCCATGCCGGAAGCCGAGCAAGGCATGAACGTGGCACGCATCGGCGTGCTGCTGGCTGGCCTGCCCGAGCAGGTGCCGGGTGTCACCATCAACCGTTTCTGCTCGTCGGGCGTGCAGGCCATCGCCATGGCCGCCGACCGCATCCGCCTGGGCGAAGCCGACCTGATGCTGGCCGGTGGTACCGAATCGATGAGCATGGTGCCGATGATGGGCCATAAGGTCGCGATGAACCCGGCGATCTTCGAGAACGACGAAAACCGCGCGATCGCGTTCGGCATGGGCATCACCGCCGAGAAGGTGGCCGAGCGCTGGAAGGTCAGCCGCGAGGACCAGGACGCGTTTGCCCTCGCTTCGCACCAGAAGGCCCTGGCCGCCATCCAGAACGGCGAGTTCAAGGACGAGATCACCCCGTTCCAGCTCGATGACCGCTACCCGGATCTGAAGAACCGCACGGTGAAGGAAGACCGCCGGATCATCTCGATCGACGAAGGCCCGCGCGCCGATACGTCGCTCGAGGTGCTCGGCAAGCTGCGCCCGGTGTTCCGTAACGGCCAGTTCGGTGGCTCGGTTACCGCAGGCAACTCCTCGCAGATGTCCGACGGCGCTGGCGCCCTGCTGCTCGCTTCGGAAAAGGCGATCAAGGATTACGGCCTGACCCCGCTGGCTCGCTTCGTGGGCTTCTCGGTGGCCGGTGTCGCTCCGGACATCATGGGCATCGGCCCGAAGGAAGCGATCCCGAAGGCGCTGAAGCAGACCGGCATCACCCAGGACCAGCTGGACTGGATCGAGCTCAACGAAGCGTTCGCGGCCCAGGCCCTTGCGGTTATCCGTGACCTCGGCCTGGATCCCTCGAAGGTGAACCCGCTGGGCGGCGCCATCGCCCTCGGCCACCCGCTGGGCGCCACGGGTGCCGTCCGCGCCGCCACGCTGATCCACGGCCTCCGCCGCCGCAAGCAGAAGTACGGCATGGTCACCATGTGCATCGGCACCGGCATGGGCGCCGCAGGTATCTTCGAAGCCCTGTAA
- a CDS encoding MBL fold metallo-hydrolase has protein sequence MHGIHTIDTGFGRPSFDAAYLVVERGRGAFIDSGTTHSLPRLLDAITAADLRPGDIDWVILTHVHLDHAGGAGELMKHLPNAMLAVHPRGARHMIDPGMLIAGATGVYGEEAVRRDYGTIARVPKDRVIEASDGFVVDLAGRALLCLDTPGHAKHHIAIHDERANAFFTGDIFGLSYREFDTANGPFIIPTTSPVQFDPDEAHASLERMLRYEPEAMYLTHYGRVEQVKRLAADLHEQIEAMVAIAKRHAGDPDREARIAADFTDLYVGRAKKHGVTLTTEEITRLLRIDIKLNAQGIAVWLDKPHPP, from the coding sequence ATGCACGGCATCCACACCATCGACACCGGCTTCGGCCGCCCCTCGTTCGACGCTGCCTACCTCGTGGTGGAGCGCGGCCGCGGCGCCTTTATCGATAGCGGCACCACGCACTCGTTGCCGCGACTGCTCGATGCCATCACGGCCGCCGACCTGCGGCCCGGCGATATCGACTGGGTGATCCTCACCCATGTGCACCTCGACCACGCCGGCGGCGCGGGCGAACTCATGAAGCACCTGCCCAACGCCATGCTTGCGGTGCACCCACGCGGTGCGCGGCACATGATCGACCCTGGCATGCTGATCGCCGGCGCCACGGGCGTGTACGGCGAAGAAGCGGTGCGGCGCGACTACGGCACCATCGCGCGGGTACCGAAAGATCGGGTCATCGAGGCCAGCGATGGATTCGTGGTGGACCTGGCAGGCCGCGCCCTGCTTTGCCTCGATACGCCAGGCCACGCGAAACACCACATCGCCATCCACGACGAGCGCGCGAATGCGTTCTTCACCGGCGATATCTTCGGCTTGTCGTATCGCGAGTTCGATACCGCCAACGGCCCCTTCATCATCCCGACGACGTCACCGGTGCAGTTCGACCCGGATGAGGCCCACGCCTCGCTCGAACGCATGCTGCGTTACGAGCCTGAAGCGATGTACCTCACCCACTATGGGCGCGTTGAGCAGGTGAAACGCCTGGCGGCCGACCTGCACGAACAGATCGAAGCGATGGTCGCCATCGCGAAACGCCACGCAGGCGATCCGGACCGGGAAGCGCGCATCGCCGCCGACTTCACCGACCTGTACGTAGGCCGGGCAAAGAAACACGGCGTCACGTTAACCACCGAAGAAATCACCCGCCTGCTCCGCATCGACATCAAGCTCAACGCCCAAGGCATCGCCGTCTGGCTAGACAAACCCCACCCCCCGTAG
- a CDS encoding NAD(P)/FAD-dependent oxidoreductase: MASWYHARQAAPTPRSAPQGKREAAVVIVGGGFAGLNTALGLAARGVRDIVLIEAQTIGFGASGRNGGFVFAGYSLGERALLDRLGDVHARDLYARTVAAVNLIRQRIVTLDIACDMVDAGVVWANWFRDARILRSRQALLAEQYGSDWQWIPADAMHEFVHSRRYHDGLYERNALHIDPLAYARGLAVAAEAAGVTVHEGSRVRMLERRGPRWVLRVGDAEIEAPNVVLACGGYLAGLDRAIDRAVLPIATYVMVTEPLGPRLAECLRTQAAIYDTRFAFDYYRPLQDTRLLWGGRISVRDRHPRAVQKLLTRDLERVFPSLKGVKVEHAWSGLMSYARHEMPQVGTHGNGLWYAQAFGGHGLAPTCAAGETLADAIASGEKSVPAYADFGLEPVHRPFGYLAAQGTYWKLELADWFKSRLEG, translated from the coding sequence ATGGCGTCGTGGTATCACGCCCGGCAAGCCGCGCCAACGCCGCGTTCCGCGCCCCAGGGCAAGCGGGAGGCGGCGGTGGTCATCGTCGGCGGCGGTTTCGCGGGGCTGAACACCGCGCTGGGGCTCGCCGCGCGTGGCGTACGCGACATCGTGCTGATCGAGGCGCAGACCATTGGCTTCGGTGCGTCGGGGCGCAATGGTGGCTTTGTCTTCGCGGGGTACTCGCTCGGCGAGCGTGCGCTGCTGGACCGGCTGGGTGATGTCCATGCGCGCGACCTCTACGCGCGCACGGTCGCCGCCGTTAATTTGATCCGACAGAGGATTGTCACGCTCGACATCGCGTGTGACATGGTCGATGCGGGCGTCGTCTGGGCCAACTGGTTTCGCGACGCGCGTATCCTGCGCAGCCGCCAGGCCTTGCTCGCGGAGCAGTATGGCTCGGACTGGCAGTGGATCCCGGCCGACGCCATGCACGAGTTCGTGCACAGCCGCCGGTACCACGATGGCCTGTATGAGCGGAATGCGCTGCACATCGATCCGCTGGCCTATGCCCGTGGCCTCGCCGTGGCCGCCGAAGCCGCTGGAGTCACCGTTCACGAAGGCTCTCGCGTACGCATGCTCGAACGGCGCGGGCCGCGCTGGGTGTTGCGCGTGGGTGATGCCGAGATCGAAGCGCCAAACGTCGTGCTGGCCTGTGGTGGCTATCTCGCAGGGCTCGACCGGGCCATCGATCGTGCGGTGCTGCCCATAGCTACGTACGTGATGGTGACGGAGCCGCTGGGTCCCCGGCTGGCCGAGTGCCTGCGAACCCAGGCCGCCATCTACGACACGCGTTTCGCATTCGATTACTACCGGCCGCTGCAGGATACGCGCCTGCTGTGGGGTGGCCGGATCTCGGTGCGCGATCGACACCCGCGCGCGGTACAGAAGCTGCTGACGCGCGATCTGGAGCGCGTCTTTCCCTCGCTGAAGGGAGTGAAGGTCGAGCACGCGTGGTCGGGGCTGATGAGCTACGCCCGGCATGAGATGCCCCAGGTGGGCACGCATGGCAATGGCCTCTGGTATGCCCAGGCGTTCGGCGGACACGGCCTCGCGCCCACCTGCGCGGCGGGTGAGACACTGGCCGATGCGATTGCTTCGGGGGAAAAATCAGTGCCTGCCTACGCGGATTTCGGTCTTGAACCCGTGCACCGGCCCTTTGGTTACCTGGCGGCGCAGGGTACCTATTGGAAACTGGAGCTGGCGGACTGGTTCAAATCGCGTCTGGAAGGCTGA
- a CDS encoding 3-hydroxyanthranilate 3,4-dioxygenase → MSLTPPIDLQRWIDEHRDLLKPPVGNKCIVDGDFIVMIVGGPNARTDYHYDEGPEFFYQLEGEMVLKVQDEGVAKDIPIRAGQVFYLPPKVPHSPQRMPDSVGLVIERRRLNGEQDGLLWFCERCNTKLYEHYFTLQSIEKDFPPVFDTFYRDEQARTCPNCGTLHPAPARYNQP, encoded by the coding sequence ATGAGCCTTACGCCTCCGATCGACCTGCAACGCTGGATCGACGAACACCGCGACCTGCTCAAGCCCCCGGTGGGCAACAAGTGCATCGTCGATGGCGATTTCATCGTCATGATCGTCGGCGGACCCAATGCCCGCACCGATTACCACTACGACGAAGGCCCGGAGTTCTTCTACCAGCTCGAGGGCGAGATGGTCCTGAAGGTCCAGGACGAGGGCGTCGCGAAGGACATCCCGATCCGCGCCGGCCAGGTGTTTTACCTGCCGCCGAAGGTGCCCCACTCGCCGCAGCGCATGCCGGACTCAGTAGGCCTGGTGATCGAGCGCCGGCGCCTCAACGGCGAGCAGGATGGCCTCCTGTGGTTCTGCGAGCGCTGTAACACGAAGCTCTACGAGCACTACTTCACACTGCAGAGTATCGAGAAGGATTTCCCGCCGGTGTTCGATACGTTTTACCGCGACGAGCAGGCTCGCACCTGCCCAAACTGCGGCACCCTGCACCCGGCCCCGGCCCGCTACAACCAGCCGTAA
- a CDS encoding NUDIX hydrolase gives MNPAYRPLAAAFDEYAARYPDEADAAHFRAWLADEAMPFHRETLAGHFTGSAWLVSADGQRVLLMHHRKLQRWLQPGGHADGEADLANVALREAEEETGLTDLAVQPQLFDIDRHSIPARGQEPEHWHYDARYVVQTRGSEVFAANEESLGLAWREIAAIAEDEAADISLRRMAQKWLARTADL, from the coding sequence ATGAACCCTGCCTACCGCCCGCTTGCCGCCGCCTTTGATGAGTACGCGGCGCGCTATCCCGATGAAGCCGATGCGGCGCATTTCCGCGCCTGGCTCGCCGATGAGGCCATGCCCTTTCACCGCGAGACCCTGGCTGGGCATTTCACAGGGTCGGCGTGGCTGGTGAGCGCGGATGGCCAACGCGTGTTGCTGATGCACCACCGTAAGCTGCAGCGCTGGTTGCAGCCGGGTGGGCACGCCGATGGCGAGGCGGACCTTGCGAACGTGGCGCTGCGTGAGGCCGAGGAGGAGACGGGTCTCACGGATCTGGCGGTGCAGCCGCAGCTCTTCGATATCGACCGGCACAGCATCCCCGCGCGTGGACAGGAACCGGAACACTGGCATTACGATGCGCGTTACGTGGTGCAGACGCGCGGCTCCGAGGTTTTCGCGGCGAACGAGGAATCGCTGGGCCTGGCATGGCGCGAGATCGCCGCCATCGCCGAGGACGAAGCCGCAGACATTTCCCTCCGCCGCATGGCGCAGAAATGGCTGGCGAGAACCGCAGACCTGTAG
- a CDS encoding transporter, translated as MSIRVFRTIPLLALVPAAALASEGSRAPVNFTGPLVTPAVNALPVGVLNIEPYLVYTNVRGTYGNGGTRHTLRHHSRQWQMALPVIYGLGETTAIQLTLAAARTSTHRAHSDGLRMGDAAVRLQQRLTGPGEDGTGWVSSIAVAQRLPTGAYHHLGANPLNGMGNGSARTTLSYGLQKLQWLPDGQAVRWRGQMAWSPNPRSIRIHDTSVYGTEHGFRGQVRHGQAWNASLATEYALDPRWVLVNELVFNRSGTLRMKDAARPAWKHGPSHDLSLAPAVEYHFNANLGLIAGVQFSVAGRNTPSYVAPQAALNMVL; from the coding sequence ATGTCAATTCGAGTTTTCCGCACCATCCCCCTGCTCGCCCTCGTCCCTGCCGCTGCCCTGGCGAGCGAGGGCTCACGCGCACCGGTCAACTTCACAGGGCCACTGGTGACGCCCGCGGTCAACGCACTGCCCGTGGGCGTACTCAACATCGAGCCGTATCTCGTTTACACCAATGTCCGTGGGACGTACGGCAACGGCGGCACCCGGCACACGCTGCGCCACCACAGCCGCCAGTGGCAGATGGCGCTCCCCGTGATCTACGGCCTGGGCGAGACGACAGCCATCCAGCTCACCCTCGCTGCGGCCCGCACCTCGACCCACCGCGCTCATTCCGACGGCCTTCGCATGGGCGATGCCGCCGTGCGCCTGCAGCAGCGGCTGACGGGGCCCGGTGAGGACGGCACTGGCTGGGTCTCGTCCATCGCGGTAGCACAGCGCCTGCCGACGGGTGCCTATCACCATCTGGGCGCCAACCCGCTCAACGGCATGGGCAACGGCAGTGCGCGCACCACGCTGTCCTACGGCCTGCAGAAGCTGCAGTGGTTGCCCGATGGCCAGGCCGTGCGCTGGCGGGGCCAAATGGCGTGGAGCCCCAACCCGCGCAGCATCCGCATCCACGACACCAGCGTGTACGGTACCGAACACGGCTTTCGCGGCCAGGTGCGCCACGGCCAGGCATGGAACGCTTCGTTGGCCACGGAGTACGCCCTCGATCCGCGCTGGGTGCTGGTGAACGAACTGGTATTCAACCGGAGCGGCACGTTGCGCATGAAAGACGCGGCGCGCCCCGCATGGAAGCACGGCCCCAGCCACGACCTGAGCCTTGCGCCCGCCGTGGAATACCACTTCAACGCCAATCTGGGCCTTATCGCAGGCGTGCAGTTCAGCGTCGCCGGGCGCAACACGCCGAGCTACGTGGCACCGCAGGCCGCGTTGAACATGGTGCTCTGA
- a CDS encoding amino acid permease, whose translation MLKNLFATHPIEAAPHVDAGEHIDTGAHGDAGLKRVLTAKHLILLGIGAVIGAGIFVITGQAAAMHAGPALVISFLIAGFACALAGLCYAEFAAMLPVSGSAYSYSYATLGEYVAWFVGWNLVLEYLFAAATVAAGWSGYFNELLGLIGGLVGSDITLPAALSSAPFQFVEGHIQATGALINLPAVIIIAALSGLCYVGITQSAFVNSIIVAIKVTVILLFLAFAIRMINPANWHPFIPPNEGEGVFGWSGIFRAATIVFFSYVGFDAVSTAAGEAKNPQRDMPIGILGSLAVCTILYIAVALVLTGIAPFRILNTPEPVATALGLYPQLSWLKAIVVFGAITGLSSVILVMLMGLPRIFFSMARDGLLPPTMAKLHPKFRTPHVGTIIVGVAAAAMAGLFPVSVLGELVSMGTLLAFATVCIGILILRYTRPDLKRSFRVPMVWPISILGAIACIYLFWQAFEEHWRLMVGWIIIGQLIYFGYGYAHSKLRKSNP comes from the coding sequence ATGTTGAAAAACCTTTTTGCGACGCATCCCATTGAGGCCGCGCCGCACGTCGATGCTGGTGAACACATCGATACTGGCGCGCATGGCGATGCAGGCCTCAAGCGCGTCCTGACCGCCAAACACCTGATCCTCCTCGGCATTGGCGCCGTGATCGGTGCCGGTATTTTCGTCATCACCGGCCAGGCCGCCGCGATGCACGCGGGCCCCGCCCTGGTCATCAGCTTCCTGATCGCCGGCTTTGCGTGCGCACTCGCGGGCCTTTGCTACGCCGAATTCGCGGCGATGCTTCCGGTCTCGGGTAGCGCCTACTCCTATTCCTACGCCACGCTCGGCGAATACGTCGCCTGGTTCGTCGGCTGGAACCTCGTCCTCGAGTACCTGTTCGCCGCCGCGACCGTCGCCGCGGGCTGGTCCGGTTACTTCAACGAACTACTTGGCCTCATCGGTGGCCTCGTTGGCAGCGATATCACCCTGCCCGCCGCGCTCTCGTCGGCCCCGTTCCAGTTCGTCGAAGGCCACATCCAGGCCACGGGCGCCCTGATCAACCTGCCGGCGGTCATCATCATCGCCGCGCTGTCGGGCCTGTGCTACGTCGGCATCACCCAGTCGGCGTTCGTGAACTCGATCATCGTGGCGATCAAGGTCACCGTGATCCTGCTGTTCCTGGCGTTCGCCATCCGCATGATCAACCCGGCCAACTGGCACCCGTTCATCCCGCCGAACGAAGGCGAAGGCGTGTTCGGCTGGAGCGGTATCTTCCGCGCCGCGACGATCGTGTTCTTCTCGTACGTCGGCTTCGATGCGGTTTCCACGGCGGCCGGCGAAGCGAAGAATCCGCAGCGCGACATGCCCATCGGCATCCTCGGCTCGCTGGCGGTCTGCACGATTCTCTACATCGCCGTGGCCCTGGTGCTCACCGGCATCGCTCCGTTCCGCATCCTGAACACGCCGGAGCCGGTTGCCACCGCACTGGGCCTGTACCCGCAGCTCTCGTGGCTGAAGGCGATCGTGGTCTTCGGTGCCATCACCGGCCTGTCCTCGGTGATCCTGGTCATGCTGATGGGCCTGCCGCGCATCTTCTTCTCGATGGCGCGCGACGGCCTGCTCCCGCCGACCATGGCCAAGCTGCATCCGAAGTTCCGCACGCCGCACGTCGGCACCATCATCGTCGGCGTCGCTGCCGCCGCCATGGCCGGCCTGTTCCCGGTGAGCGTGCTGGGCGAGCTCGTCTCGATGGGCACCCTGCTGGCCTTTGCCACCGTGTGCATCGGCATCCTGATCCTGCGCTACACCCGCCCGGACCTGAAGCGCAGCTTCCGCGTGCCGATGGTGTGGCCGATCTCGATCCTCGGCGCCATCGCATGCATCTACCTGTTCTGGCAGGCGTTCGAAGAGCATTGGCGCCTGATGGTCGGCTGGATCATCATCGGCCAGCTGATCTACTTCGGTTACGGCTACGCGCACAGCAAGCTGCGCAAGTCGAACCCCTGA